gaatactacaagctaacactaatattacaatctgaaaattaactcaattcattatgtcaaaactaaggaaaaataagagctaaggtgcctatttatacttattacaaacattgaaaaaaaatacccttaatgaagggtgctcctttggagtgtaaaaagggaGTCTTAAAAGACAATAATAGCCCTAAAAtggggtgcctcttgagtgtcaaATCATAGTGTGCAAAGTCCATTTTGTCCTTCAAGTGAGGCGCCTCTCAAGTGTAATggttcccttctcctccttcCACTTGACAAGGCCTTAAAATGCTCCAAACACTTGCCAGATCCGAagtttgaacctttgacaatgccTTATACAATTTTGTGCACCTCATGCTTGTATCAACCCcctccgcaatgcgccaagcaccaaaatgatggtgttttacgattaggaattaaattagccataacttcttgtccgggtatcgaatttgggcgaatcttatatcgacagaacgctcattcaatttcccacatgataaaaagtcgaaattaggaaaattttatatggttcaaactttactcactttggaagtcaaaaaAATGACAcaaagtctctttgacactattctagtcatttaactctaagagcatattactaCGAGCTAACACATGGACGATGCGGGGTGTTACAGCTACAGATATATGCAAGATCTATCAACATTTTCAATgaagacaaaaaataatatgtCATATGCGAGGGTGTTCAATCGAATGCTAAAACTAAAAGATAAGCACAAAAAGAGCAATAAAGACAGAAGTAGAAAGGACTAAAAAGCTACGTTCCCTGTCATTTTGCTTCTACATTCCATAATTATCTGAATACTTGTCATAAAGTTTAAGTATATGCTAATGACTCATCTATCTCAAATAATACTACTACCAAATATGGATTGTTTGGTTCAAACAAAGCCACCGTGTATAGTCTCTCCGTCTTACAAATTTATCTGGCGTGTTTaagtatcattttttaaaaaaaaaaaaaaaatttatgattgaaaaactcataaatatttatatggcTATAATCATTTTATTAATGATAAAGTGGGATTTTACATATAAAAAGTATCTAACATATATGTGTAACATGCTAAAGTAAAAATACGATTCATAAATTGTGACAGACTACGTAGGAAGCTATGACGATCTAATACTATCAATACAGCTATCAACATTATCTAAAGTTAGAGAATGAAAGAAGCATCAAGGTCTCttcttattacttttatttttcttttcatatttcttGCGTTGTTTTTAGTAACACCTGCTCGCTATAAATACCAACATATAGAATTAATCAAATTCCAATTATATTCAAAAAGAAGAACTAAATAGGACAATTCTGTCTAGGCAATTTATGGCTACTCATCGAGTTGTCTTCCTTGCTCTCTTCCTTTTATCCGGTAAATTAAATCTTATTAATTCCATACCTTTCATGTCAAATTCAGTCGATCTACGCAGAGTGAATTGTTTATTTAAGAATTAATTAACATGATTGTGTTTGATTGTAGGAATACTTTTACTAGGAAGTACAGTGGAATCAGCAGCTGACAAGGGTTGTTCAAGGAATTGTGATACAGAAGTAGATTACATGGTTTGCCCATCAGGTGGAGAGACGATAACTAGAAATGTATGTACCAACTGTTGCTCAGCACAGAAAAGTTGCAAACTTTTCCGTAGTGATGGATCTGTAAAATGTTCTGGCCGGTCTTAGGATTTGTCAGTATAATGTACTACTATTAGCTAGAATGGTCACTGTTTAAATATTCGTGCAATAAGGTTGAGCCTGTACATATATGCTCCTACTGCATGTGTCTTATGTAATAAGTGTGGTAGTTGCCATTCCTAGCTAGCTTGTTTAATTAAGCATTGCAAGGCATGATGACTATTAGTCATCTTGTATTATGTATGAAAACTGTTTTTTTCATTAAGTTGGTACATTTCAAAATTCAGTTCATTAATTCTCCTCGATACTTAATTTTGTAGCATTATAGTAAGTGATATGTACGCCGTTCATGATGTGGTGAATTTCACATTAGAATGTGAGATGAAAGTGttgttttcgggtacacaaaatctgtatttcagcacaacaacttcaacacaagttcaagtataaaacaaaaacacttatgaagttatgtaacaccctcaacacaagatcaaaaagacctttcaaagaagtgtgttttttcagaaaattagatgaaacagaaaaaggCCAAGTCCTTcgacttcacgaagtgtccttaagaaaataattttcctcaagtacccgaggttgcggaatttttcctcccaggttAAAATGGCCTAACAATCTGACTATAGAGGTACCTCAAACCATcagattctcttcgaactcactcaacgattagatgatcacaTAGAGTATTTCAGAAAACAAGAAGTGTTTTATTGCAGAAAAATTCCGTCTCTAAACCTGTGGACAAATGCAGAtttatatagccattaggtgccctttccgaaaggtggcaatggttcaccagAAAGGTGAATCTTTTCTGAACAATCATGTATGTTCATCAGAAAGTATGTCTTTTCCGAACACACTACAACCATCCAAAACAGTCATACCTTTTCtcgaaatagtgtgtcttttagtAGAAGAGTTGTGTCGCTTCAAGCAGATGCAACCATCATTTCTGCATGCAAAATCATTCACGTTAATGGAGGATAAAAAATTAttgcattttttctttgatttttgtctaaaaaattaatctcatcgatcTATTCAAAGCTGAGCGAGCAACGACGACGGTGCAAGGCACCttttggttcttgcctcacttaccatgtggagcaAGTGTTTATTAATATGAAAGTGTCCTTCTTCCACCAATGTAGGAGAATTTAATAGACTTTCCCATTTTTTAGTACACTTTCTATTTTGAGTgctatctcaatttttttttctccacttggttccctccattttccattcacactttgatcttgaacccaacaatcccccacatgaatggggaaggGCTACTTTTACATAAAATTTACAGACAAGTATATTATCATCaaacaaagactgattgcatcaggataagtgggttttcctttgaactttccgtagtgaacatgcattgaatgcactcagtcaatcgctagatttgatatctttgaaccgtcgagctttaatgtacacctatacaacacatgtcacacaaccatccttttaccatttatggttctcacgattttgttcgtTTTATCCATGAACATGTCTCGGTCTCATGacagcttagagaataggcctttactaatattctccttgaagcggctttcactttgcccttacataggtgatttctaaaagtttaatcctatagattaaactattttttcaaatctgtcaaatttagagaATCATTAAAAGATTTCACTCCATAAGTCTTAtctttgtttactaaacattgtctacatcatgagaatgagttagatatattgacaatgttgaacctatcagacacaactttgtttgatctccttgaacctagatcttaGGATCTCTAGTCTGCTGGTTAGAGTTACTGCCATGTTGACTTGTCCTAGGTCAtaaactcattcccttggatgtcctctcaactccttccctagataggccttttgtaagtagatctgacacattatcctttgacttcacatagtcaacagtgataattccactagagagaagttctctaatggtattatgtgaAAAGATTTATcgtgtacatcatgctccctgtcCTACCTATTACAGCTTGACTATCACAGGGTATACATAATGGTGCCAATGGTTTAGGCCAATAAggatatcttctaagaaattttggagtcattctgcttcatcaccgactttatctaatgcgataaattctgattccattgtagagcgagcaatacatgtctgttagGATGATTTTAAaaagactgctcctccacctatagtaaatacatatccactcgtggattttacttcattagatccggtgatccaatttacatcactatatACTTCCAAGTAccacgggatatttattataatgcaagcatagttttgagtgtatttaagataccccaaaactcttttcattgctatCGAAtaagttttattgggattactcgtgtaccgactcaacttactaatagcgcatgttATATTTAGTCGTgcacaattcatgatatacattaagcATCCCAATACTCTTTCATATTTCAACTATGAGTCACTTTCATCCTCATTCTTTTGAAGTTCGAAGCTCACGttcaatggagtcttggcaataccaaattccaaataattaaatttgtcaagtaccttttctatATAATGAGACTGTGGCAATGCCAGTCCTTGTGgatttctatggattcttattcctaataTCATATccgtaactccaaggtctttcatatcaaactttctctctaGCATTTATTTCATagcatttattttagaaatatctctgctaatgatcaacatatcgtccacatacaaacaaacaatgatttgatgatttggagtgtctttaatgtaaacacatttaacACATTCATTTAACTTGAACCCATTTggcaacatggtttggtcaaactttgcatgccactgcttaggtgtttgttttagtccataaagtgacttaataagtttacacaccctATTTTTTTTTCCTGGAACCATAAAACCCTCAGGCTCTTCTATGAAAATTTTTTCCTCCTCCATTTAGgtatgttgttttcacatccatttgatggatttcaagaccatataccgatGCCAAGGCAACTAACATccgaattgacgttatccttaTTACatgtgagtatgtatcaaagtaatcaaggctttccttttgtttaaagccttttactacaagtcttgccttgtatttgtctatagtaccatccacttttattttccttttgaagatccatttagaacctaaagatttatttcctaGAGTAAGATCAACCAggtcccatgtatggttgcttaagattgaatcaatctcactattgattgcctctttccaaaaggatgagtttgaCGACGACATCACTACTTTAAACGTCTGAGTCTCATTTtataagagaaatgttacaataTTCGAGCCAaacgaagttgatgttctttgacatATGCTACGTTTTGGATTcttatcattatgtacatcctcactagGTTCATCTCTAGGTTATTTAAATCCTGTACTGGACTGTTCATTTCTAGTTTTACacggataaatatgttcaaagaacttagcattatctgattcaactatcatattttcattaatatccgaatgtttgtatttatgaaccaaaaaccatcatccttactcttttaggcatagaaacttggaccttcgctagacaccctcacactttgaagtatttcaagttgggtttccttcctttctattttcataaatatatgaGAATAATTATGGATATGCACTTATGAGAGTGCGAGTTGGACCCAAGCCTTAGTGTGTACAATTGCAATGTAAGAGAGGCCTAAAATGCACCAAAATTAGTCCATAACTTATACTTGATGGGctcccactctttgaagggccttcttgtcattttaacttatatcttgtaatagctataaaaggaaaattttaggGCTTTTAGAATTAGTTTTTTGTAGAATATGGTGGTTTTAAACACTTAGAAAGACAATTCCTCTCTCCTTTTGGAGGTTTGTCCAAAATTAGGGCAAGATCTAGTATGGAATCACTAGTGACTGTATTTTGCTTGAAAACATAGATGATAGAGAGATGGAATctgatcttgtgtcacgtaagagataggtgaatcattgtgtgtggtgttaaggatccaagagtggaataggctcttgggttcttaagattatacctttgtgtagtctatctatctatcatttttcttttattgtaactCTTGTTAGTGTTTGTTCTAGTTCTTGTAATTCAtaacttgttgttgttgttcatcttgtattCATATTGTGTTGTTAATATTAGTTTGGTTTGTTTTTTGGGTGTCAATaacaccttgttatcttctcTTTCTTGTTGTTATTAATGAATccaagagtggtcttcaaaaggctCCTCAGTTCTTGAACCAGTGGACAGTTTTTAGAGTATGTTTAGTGTCTTCCtttttattcttgtatcatttggtatcaatgtcatctttgattttgttctaacaagatcaatcttgagctttaaagttttttttaaaaaaaaaaagaaagttctcttgtgttcttggccgaattTGGATCctgttgttgtcttggccaagaaagttgttgttcttTTTGTTCATCTTGGCTGATATTGTTTATAAGTCTAGATCTTggtgtatttttttttggttgttctaagtgttgtttttttttcttgttcactatcactttgagtctagatctaaacttgagcttgaacttgttaaaAGTTGTTGTTATGAACATTGTTATGGCCGTTcggtgttgttcttgttgttgtggatttggcTGGacgttggttgatattgttgtttttattgaaAGGTTGTTGTagtattcttgttgttcatcacaaccttccTCTTTTGCTAAAATTGAAACACAACACAAAGGGGACTTGGCCGTTTATTGGTGATTTATTGGGACGGGTTGTTCTTGAATGTGTGGATGTTGTGGTAGTTCTTAAAGatttttgttgtgttcttgttgttcttcatccattTTCTTATCTTGACCCATATAAAGGTGCCTAATAGATCTAAGAAGGTGAAATCTAAAGCTACAAGACTTGTTGGTGAGAGAACTTGATCACATCAATCTTTGACTTGACAACAActttttcaacaacttttccatatttcaaggaccttgttttATGGGAATAGTATTAGTCAAGTCAAGACTTgtgtttgaaaattgaaaagagtTCCAAGACTTGTAGTCTTCCCTCCATTAACTAAAGTTCACCATTTCAAATTGTAAAGTGATCAAGACttccaaatttggaaaataaaattattgaggACCGAGGCCAATCACGGACTGCCACATCACCAATTACTATTCACTGAAAAATTTTAagcttaattttgattttttagactcattttgtgtctttagtttcatttgttgattccaaatctaacttacaagctagtactagattgtaagttagttttgaagacGTTCTTCGTGTTAAccttcctttgtgtgtcttaattATTTTGAGTCATTATAATACGTCCTTATGTGTTTTCCTTACTCTTTGGAGTCCTATTAAACGttggattcacctctcaacacctttcggagtacaagcaagcttacaACACTAGTGAGATTGAGAGTGAGGGATCCGAGTGACACGtaataaaaaaaagagtgaggATATTCTGTACAAATAACGTGTTTTCTATGTTGTAGGTATCTCCTTGGCCATAATGGAtaccattttggcccaccttaATGCTATTACCTGAGAAATAGCTAAGGCGAATGCGGGTCTTGAAAAATTGGGCTCGAATAcgtctactatacttgagagggTATATcgagtggagagtcaaaggaattCTCATGTTTCTACTTCCGAAACTTTACCTCAAACAATCAAttctccaagaccaccaccaaatgacatagacataagccaagccaccAAAGGTCCTCCAACCCGAGACTTAAGTAGGTCACTTCTCCCACAATTCGATCAATTCCAATaagaaggacttggaagccaatctCCTCCCATCTAAGCTCCACACTGAAGCTCCACATTACCAAATCAATCCTTCCATCCAAAACTCCACTTCACCTAAACCTATATGTACATATAGAGAAGTgtggtagaaaggaacatgaggGACATGGAGTCTACAATGATGCGTATATGATTGAAGAGAAGTTGAGGTGAAGACGTAGGAAACCACAAGAAAACCGCCACTAAGAAAAGAGGTGAGATGTGTTTAGTGTTTCCTTTTCCATTGACTATGTGTTTCAGATGAGGatgaagacaaggctcaagatggagagaaagccggttcaaaataaagatgttggtCGATACTTGTTGTTATTGAACCCTCAAATTGTTTATgtttttgtggactatttttgacttatttttgtgacttttttgcggactgttttgagtAGGTTTCCTTCGAAGTGACCAATTGAATGAGGTGAAGTCGTGAATTTGTGGATAAATTCTTCTCAAGATAGAGAAGGTGATATGaaaataatcacggatatggacttataaGAGTGCGAGTTGGACCCGATCCTTGgtatgtgcaattgaagtgtaagaGAGGCCCAAaatacaccaaaatcagtccataacTTACATTTGATGGgcgcccactctttgaagggccttttggtcattttaacttatattttgtaatactATAAAAGGAAtattgtagggcttttagacttagttttttttttgaatatggaaGTTGTAAACACTtagaaagacaagtcctctctcctttagGAGGCTTGGCCAAACTAGGGCAAGATCTAGtatggaatcactagtgattgtatttTACTTAGAAACGTAGATGCTAGAGAGGTAGAATCTGATCTtctgtcacgtaagagataggtgaatcatTATGTGTGGTGtcaagggtccaagagtggaataggctcttgggttcttaagattatacctttgtgtagtctatctatctatctcttttcttttattgtaactCTTGTTAGTGTTTGTTCTAGTTCTTGTAATTCgtaacttgttgttcttgttataacattgttgttgttcatcttgtcttcATATTATTGTTGATAATCATAGTTTGGATTACtattttggtgttaaaacacacccttcatctcgttattgttgttgtcattgttgaatccgagtgtggtctccaatcggtccaagaatccctttgattagtggactattttgggtatTCTTCATGTGTTCCTTATCATTCTTGTATCACGTATGGAATTGATTGTATCTTACTATGGgtcactctattgagtattcggttagctgtacGGATAGACTCCCCCCGCAAGTTTTAtagtaaacctgaacttattagtaaggcattcatcattttcttcaaggtttggttttttctttccacaattccattaatttgaggtgaatacagggttgtagtttgatggaaaattccattctctacacatattttcacaaagagagattcatattctccacatctatcacttcttatcattttgatctttttctctaatggATTTTTAACTTCTGTTTTATATGCCTAAATGTATCTATTGCTTAATCCTTACTATTCAGCTAGTAAACATAGCAGTATCTAGTGAAATcgtcaataaaaattataaaatactttttcccatcttgagatggtgttgacttcatatcacaaattctagtgtggattaagtctaagggattggaatttctttcaacggaTTTATAACGGATGCTTAGCAttctttgattccacacacgtttgacattttgatttattgtactcaaagtttggaaaaacttttaagttaatcagcttttgcaatgttttgtaattgacatgtcctaaccgttcatgccacaaatcataaggCTAAGCAAGTAATACCACATGGTATCTACAACACTAAAACAGTCCGCAAACAGTCTACAACAACAAGCCTAAACCCGCAATAACAAGACAACAATACGATACAAgaagcaaacacaaacttaaaacaataaaaggataggtaacttgacaccAAGAGAACTTgtaatgtagcaactaaagagtgtatcaaactctaaaacctctacaaaatatgttaacaagcaccaagttcttacgcaAACAtaagaggaactcggttcactcaagcactcacGTTTCTAGCTGATacacacaacacaagaagaaaccaTTTCTTGTGATGCCAATGTGGTTGTATACTCTCTCTTGAGAGGAtggtgtttcaatgttacaatcttgatttcaaaaaaagGTAATTAAGGaacaaaactaaggaaaatgtttaaatagtctattacaaaaggtATTGTAAAAGGACTCCTTTGCCCTAAATGAGGGTGGCAGGTGTGGAGTGTATTTGGGGCAGCCTTGGGTGTATTTTTGAGCACCTAAGGCCAGCCCTCACATGTCAAGGTGTACACTCCCTTGGGCGAGTTCACAACAATCTCAAACGCGTTCATTTTCATAAACACACCTCATAgtctttgtagttcccgagcttggctTCTAGGTAATGGTCTCAAGCCCATGATACCCGTATCTTTCTCTCCATCTTGTCCTTCAAttgaggtgcctcttgagtgtataaAATCCTCCTCCTTCCTTCACTTGGACAAAGCTTTGTAAAAGGCTCCAAAAGGTCTTTAATTCACTTGCGAATCCGAAACTTGGACCTCTGATAAAAttttgtaatccttgtgctcctcatgcttgtatcagcaagtaagaagaaactgaacttttattgatttcaacattcattacattcattttgaataggccatCTGTGAGGTAGCCTTTTTTTTACGtatacttctcctttactaagtacaatttttttggAAATAAATACACGTTCGAATCcatttttgtcaagaagtgatacagaagTCAAGTTCTTTTGTAACTCTGGTACATACAGGATATTGTTAAAAGTCAACACTTTGCTTGATGTTATTTTCAGGcagacttttcctgttccttcaactttttcaGTTGCGgagttggccatatatatcttctctttTCCTTGTGCCTGAGCAAAAATAGCaaataactccttattagcacaaacgtggcaggtggcaccagaatccatccaccattctcgagtATTTTCCACCAAGTTGTATTCAGATAGCATGACACACAGATcatctgtttctttcttggattcaaccatatttgcttggtccttctttttccctttctttgaggcatgacaatccgttgacttgtggccaatattaccacagttaaagcatttttccttgaatttcttcttgggtcgATTGCTTTCCTATccagtttcttctattttttggagttgttgtGGTCGTCTTTTATAATATTTGCTCCACTTATTGCAGAATTTCCTTCCGACCTTCTTTTCGTagctttgttgtcttcttcaatgcaCAGTCTCACTATAACATCTTTGACTGTCATCTTCTTTCACTtatgtttcaaatagttcttgaagtccttccacataggtggtaaaTTTTCTATTACTATCGCGActtgaaatgcctcattcacaaccatacatacaatTAAGTTCATGCgaacattaagaacatttttaatatgttcaactaaggtattcatcAAACCCATACCTTCCGtgaggagatcgtggatgataacttgcagttCTGGATTTGAGATATAACAGACTTGTTGTCAATTATTTTAAACTTAaggaatcttgcaacgaagaacttATTGGTTCCATCATCCTCagtcttgattttctttttagcACCCTCACAACTCTTTTGTCGTCTTCACTCCACTACACACATTGTATAGTtcatcttggaggccatttaGAATGTAGTTCCTGCATAGGCAATCAGAGTGTTTCTACGCCTCCGTAACGACAAATTTCTCCTGGTCCAAAGTCCCCTCGAGCACCTCTGGAGTTTCTTCAGATGTGAATATTTGAAGGCATAGAGTTGTAAGGTtgaagaacatcttctgttgccaCCTTTTGAAATCAACACCCGTGAATTTTCTGGGTTTCTCTACTAGTGCCATTGCCTACGGAGCACTCGTACGACTTGTTGTGGCAACATTAGTTGCTGCCACAACTATTGCAGCATCATTCACTTAACTATCAGAAGTTATTTTCTTGTCACAACAAGACAGTAAAtttagtatatcgaaatactacttataaagttgtagcaactttaaacaccccttaTTTCTAGTTTAGCGATAAAGTTTTTATGAATTCCAATCGTCaatcgagtgatctttaacttgtgatgaagattttatttcttcaaaccactagttaagttcaaatggagtagaaagcttaaagctttaatctctagaaatcaagcaatacagatttcgaaaattattttcttaagattgttgtttttgagta
The Capsicum annuum cultivar UCD-10X-F1 chromosome 6, UCD10Xv1.1, whole genome shotgun sequence DNA segment above includes these coding regions:
- the LOC107855815 gene encoding proteinase inhibitor PSI-1.2-like, whose amino-acid sequence is MATHRVVFLALFLLSGILLLGSTVESAADKGCSRNCDTEVDYMVCPSGGETITRNVCTNCCSAQKSCKLFRSDGSVKCSGRS